TGCTGGAGAGTAGTGGTTCCTGGACAATCCATATACGTCAGAAAATGATTTGATGTATTCTCTTCTTAAAAGTTCTGAGATCCTAGCAATCCACGACAACAAGTTTTATATATATCATCAAGCCTCTGGGTAAGGTTCTAATCAGGCTTGAAAATCCAAGTTACAACCAAGCAGGATAGGATTGCATGAGCACTAATGTGTATTTGTAGGTTCCTATTAACTTGAAGACAAAAGATTATAGGACTGCTATAAATCCTACTTTGATATATCGTACAGAATGTTGGACGGTGAAGAAAAAACATGATCAGAAAATCTGTGCTAAGATGAGATTCAGAATGTCGATAAATAAGAAATGACTACACTACACGATGGAGATGAAATGAGGGATAATTTTACGAGATGGTAAAGAGTAGAAGATGTGCTTTGTTGATGGCGATAAACGAATTGACAGGTTGAGTTGGAAACAAATGCTTACCTTAAACCTATTTGAAGAAATTCTCTCAAATAATATCAAGTAGAGAAAATGGGTACGACCCTACCTTAGATACGCATATGACCTTTAACAGTATCAGCTGGAGAAAATGGATCTATGTGCCCTAATCCAAGTAATAGGAACAAAAGGATCATGAGGTTAGTGTCACCTAAcccaacaaataaaaaagtaataaacgagaaaaacagagaaaacGAAGCGGACAAAACGAAAGCAAACGTTAGAAAGGTAAGTGGTATTGTTTTCAACATCAAAAGCCATTGGCATCTTACTGTTATGCTGTTCCATATTTATTCCGAGTTTCTGATATTCTAAAGTCTCAAATCTCTTGGATGAAACATGCATAATGGCCCAGTGAATTCCTACCTTTCCCCAAACGAGCCCAAATCAGGGGAGGAAAAATCCTTTAACTCGGTTAAACATCATGTTCAATATCATATTTTTAGTGGTGATAGAGGAAACTCAAGCGAAGTGCCACCAGATTTCTACGTCAAAACTATTGACAATTTTTGGCCGCTGACAAATTTcttattgccaaaaaaaaaattcacatttcgAAATTACCTCCAATGTCCGCCTGTTTGAAGTCTTAGAATGGGTGTATGAATACAGAaacacaattgagaatttttaattttgtttagaCCGGCAAGTTTTGGCTTCCAAACACGGAAGTTCAAGACAACAATAACAAGGGCAAGCAAACAAACTTAATTACCTGATCAACAAACTCCTGGCCTTCTGACTGGAATAAAATTGGCCGGCACCGCTTGTCTTCATTCATTAGGCTAGAATTCTGGAAGTGTGTAACAAGGGCTACCTTGCCTTGAATTCGGGCATATGCCAAGGAGGCAACTTTTTCACTATTAAACTTTTCCCACTTCTTTCCGTTGAATGCCTGCACAAATTGTGTAGACAAGTACTTCAGCACTTTAGTATGGAAAAAAAGATTGCTCAGAATAACTTCCTCCCAGAGAACAGGAAACAACACAACACTGAACGCCTGCAACCATTGGCGTACTCGTCCTTTTCATTTAGcttagcaaagaaaagaaaactctcttttttatctCGGTTATTTAGATAATTAGGTACGAATCATGGAGACTTTCCCTAGGTGTTAGAATCCTAGTTGAGTCAAATGATTTGTGAATTTGACCCTTCAAATTCACTTAGTACCTGAATCGTGCATGAATATTACTATTCCTGATTCGGATACCATCATGCGCTTTGGCAGTCTTTCATTTCCACCAACATTTTCCAAGGCCTTTAAGCTTGAAGTGTAATGCTCGTATTAATTCTTCTATGGGAAACTTATGCTCTCTCATCAATTGCTCTTTATAACACAACTTCAAACAAAATTGCCTTTCTCACACTTGCCCAACATGCAAAGTTTTCATCGTACACTCATACGTTTGTTTTTGCCTTGACCTAGGTATTCCCATTGATGCCATGCAACAATACGGGATGGTAATGCTACAAAAGGATAAAGATATTAGAAGAAGATTTAGCTTTATTGATACTTTAGCCCTTAATTAGAGCCCAATGGGAAGATATGATCCGTACAGGTAAACTCAAACTGCTGTGACAGTGTGTTACTGAGTTGCTACATGATACATAGAGGGAACTGGTAGTTAACACGAATAGTATTTTGCATGTTTTCAGTCTAGGTGACTGACTTGCCTATGAGACTGATCGCAATGTTTTCTCCCTGAGTAAAGGGACAATTCTTGCCTTCcgcatttgtttttgaaatcaaCATGCCTGCATGCTTTTTTGAACTCTTCCTAAAATTGTCCTTGACCACAAAGATTCCATGATCATATGGTGATACGATAATGGGTATGTATTCATAAATCGATTTAAGATCTATGATAATTACAAAGCATTATAGAAATGAACCTCATAGAAAGGGATTATGTGTGATGGAGACACCATATTGATGAAAGCATAACCCACATTGCATTTATTCTGCACAGAAAGGTAAATTAATTCAGTTTTAATTCAACATGGGAATTACATTTTTTATAATCAACAACATGTGAATTACGAAATAATGCATTCAAGTTCCACAGAAGAATTAccttaaaatcaattggcaagtAGAGAAAGTCATAAGAACCCCTATGATTTTCATCAATAGCTGCCAGCAACATCTTTGAAGTGTACCTAGAAAAAAGAAGCACAAACCATCAAGACAATTAGCAAATCTAGATTCTAGATTGAGGAAATTTACATGCTTCGCAGTTATAAAACCAAGTAAAATGCATACAAGGTAATATAACAGTCAAAAGAATGACAGAAACAGTACTAGATTTAGCTTACTTATTGGGGATGTTTTTGATCATTAAAGTAGTCTTAGTATCTTCGCCACTCTTGATCTTATCCAAATCAAGCTGATACTGTTTCTTGTTATCTATCTGGTTGGCATTATACTCCACCCTCCGACTTCGACTGCGTTCAAGCAATCCGTCATTGCTAGTCAGTCCAATTCCTTGAAAAGAACCATTAGCAATATACATAGGACCATTCCTCGACAATGACATCATCCTTGAACTAGGTGAACCATTTTCGGGCATATTTCCAGGGAAAGAAAGGCCAGCACTCATAACCGGATGTGGACCCACATTCATCACATAACTTGCAGTTTTGCGACCTAAGCTCGTACCCCCAAATCCACCTGAGCTCATAAAGGACGTGTCTGGTGACTCTGGGAAGTAGCCAAAATGCCTGTCAAGAAGAACACCAGATGGAGCCGATCCCACGTGATGGGGGTTAGGGGAACCGATAAACGGGCCGTGTGGATTGGAGAATGGGTACCCTTGACCCTGTGAACTGGATGCAAATGGATGGCCAACCGAAGATGTTGACCATGCAGAAGGACTGGTATGATCAGAGTAAGGAGTGGGACTACCCCAAAGAAACTGTGGACCAGACAACGTTCCAATTCCAGATGAGTTAGCATTTGATTCGCCAAAAGAAGACATGGGTGCAGAACTTGCAGTTAGTTTTTGCTCTGTAAAGGTACGAGACATAGGTCCATTTCCTTGGCTCCCATGGCTAATTGTTCCCTGGTCCTTACCAATTGGTGGAATCTTTGCATGGTTTGCAAACTGTGGTGGTAGTATGGAGGCTAAGCCAGGCAAATTGCTGCTCTTCAGCGGACTGAAATTTCCCAAACCTGGTGATTGACTAAACCCTTGCAAAGGATTGTGTTCAACTGGGCTACTGAGATGCGGCCAGTTACCTGTCATAACTGCCCTACTTTAGCTTTGTAGAAAACCCATTCACAACAAAGAGACAAGCAGGGCTCGCACAGATGTAAAGGCCCTGTCTGGTTACCTTTTTAAAATGCAGTTTTGCTGCTTactttccaaaacaatttttggaaacaaaaatccCCTATTATTTTTGAAGCAATTCATTATTTAGCAGAAACAATATTCTAGACCTTGAAAACTTCTTTTTGGTACTGTAATTGTACCAAGACATGGGTCAGCAAATAAGTTTCAAAACTAGTCACCAAAATTTTTTGTGCTTTAGAAcacaaaacaataaacaaaactgGTTTTTTGTTTAAAGTGGCTTGTGATGTGTACCTGGAGGAGAGTTTCCTACTGGTGAGCCTATTTGATTCCGAAAAGTCCGAGCTTCATCCTGGTCCAGCTCCTGGCTCAATTGCTGCATCAAACTGGACATAGAAGATACCGTCAATTCATTTTATTTGTCTGTGTTGAACTAATAAATTTAGAGACCCCATAAACCCATTAATTAACGAATGAAataaaatggaacaaaaaaaaacaacatccAGTAAAAGCAAGGGACATTAAGCATGAGTAGAAGACACCAAATACATTAAGGATGACTACTGTTCGTTAGACTTGTAGCGGGTGAAAGGAAAAACTATTTACCCCATGCCAAAAACAATAAACAGAGAAACAGAACCATACCAGGCCTAAAAGGAACAACTGCTGCAGTTTTACCACTTACTAGAAGCACCTTCTCGGGGAGGCTTAGAatagagaatatatatatatatatatatgtgtgtgtgtgtgtgtgtgtgtgtgtgtggtgtgtaGTTAAGTCATGGAAAGCAATTATGGAAGCActtcagtgtgtgtgtgtgtgtgtgtgtgtggtgtgtgtaGTTAAGTCATGGAAAGCAATTATGGAAGCACTTCAGTCTCACTTCATCCTTCTCTAAACATCAATCCTAAAAGGTTCATGTTTCCACATTTTGTTCccaaaacattttcaaaaactgCTGGAAGTGCATTTTTTACTTGGAAACTGTATTTGAGAACTACTAATAATTCCCGGGGAGAGTAGAAATTAGGTTAAGTGAATGACAATTTCTGTTAATCCCATGTATTTACTTGAAATTAAATCCATTAAACTTAGAAAACAAGATCACTTCTGCCTACTTTATGAAGCCATAACTTGCAGTATCAAAGGAACAAAATTGACCAAAAGAACAGGAAAGCCGCAAAATAAACATACTTCAATCAAGAAAAACATGCTACCACACCTCCTTCAAAAGTTAACAGAAGCAAATTACGGTGATGATCATTAAATCTAAAGCCGTCCATATGGAACCTTCAGAAATGGTAATTTTGTGGACAGGTTTTCGCAAATCCAGGCTGTTCATATCACAAAACAAGCCTCTTTATCACTAGCTGGCTCCCTCTTTGCAGACACTGTAAAGATGATGGAAGAGATTTTCTATGCAACTGGTAAACCTAGCTATACATTTTCTTATAGTCTATTTATTtagcttgaaaaaaaaaaggaaattcacATATGACGCGTTAATTACAGCTGTTGCCTGTTGGAGTCTTATTCTTTACAAATCGCCAGCAGTCCCATCAATAGTAGTCTCCGGTACGACAAGAGGGGTGGTATGTGTCACGACCCGCACCAGCTAACCTAACCTGCTTAACtcttagcctaaccacgtggctcaaaaggttaacctcaaatTATACAATAGCCCGTCGCATGTCCTTATAAATTACGTTAACTTTATAAGTTTCCCCGATGCGGGATCGTTTCCTGCCCCTTTTGGGCTCTCACAATCACCCCCACTTGGACCGCAACGTCCCCGTTGCGCCCCAAAGTCCATCACAACCCACCAAGTATTGTGAGACAAGTCCCCACTTAAGCACAACAAGCACCTCAAGCTGGGCTCTCACAATCACCCCCACTTGGACCGCAACGTCCCCGTTGCGCCCCAAAGTCCATCACAACCCACCAAGTATTGTGAGACAAGTCTCCACTTAAGCACAACAAGCACCTCAAGCTCGTCTCATGCACACCAAGCACCTCGGGCTCATCCTATGTGGGACCCGCCCAAGCATGTCTCCTCGCGGGACCCACCTTACACTTCCGGTTGGTTCAAGCTCTTATACCACCTATCACAACCACCCACGCCAGTTAACCTGCTTAACtcttagcctaaccacgtggctcaaaaggttacctcaagttatacagtagctcgTCGCGTTTCCTTATAAATTACGTTAACTTAATAAGTTCCCTCGATGTGGGATCGTTTCCTGCCCCTTTTGGGCTCTCACAGGATGGCTAAGAGTTGGGcatataaggtaccaaacaaaatGTTGAAATTCTGAAAgccacaaaaccaaaaagaaagtcCAGTTCTAGAAATATCTGTCAATTTTCACTAAGCTTGGGATGGAGTGCTACAAGTTGTTGCATTTGGATATTTGCAATCTGGGATCCCAGCAGGCAGAGAAATGACCAATTCTAATCAAGAATTCACTTTCCATAAGATACATCTATTTATTACAATCGAGTTCTCATAAGAGACGTTGCAGTTATATAGTTGAAAGTACCAGTataaaggaggaaaaaaaaattaaacttaacaCTTGCAGAAATTGTAAGAGTAAATAATTAACAATATGCAAACAGAGAGAACGCATTCAGATGTACAAGCATCTAAGTTccacaaaaatagaaaaagaagatagcaTGACAACAAGAGTGCCAAGTTGAACTGTAATGATTCAAAGAGAACAATTTATCAATACATACTTCCGACGGGCTCCACCGGGCCGGCTAGGTTCCAGCTTTATGCGTTTTCCAGCTATGTCACTCCTATTCAGAGCTTTGAGAGCTGCCTCAGCAGCTCTAACATCGTAAAACTCAATGAACTTATGGTGACGCTTGTGTGGTGTCTCCCTGATCTGCATTTTGTAACAGGCAGCCAACAACTCACATTGGTCACCAGAAAGAGAGGTACATATGGACACGGTAGTTGACTTTTGGGGACAGGGGAGGAGAACTAAAGAAAAGCAAGCAATGGCAGATACAGAAATATGCATCaatgtgaattttattttttttcataatgaAAAGGGTAATCAATTTTGACACATCCCCTTTCGGGAGATACTTTGTTTTCTCCTCGTAAGGCAAAGCTATGAAAATACTCATCCGGGGTGGTTCCAGGGACACcacaaaaacattttaaaaaaacactccaaatctcaatctcattgttcccaatcaaatttttataatccgaacagttcaatgtgtgcagaatgtgattttaagaatgcttgcaagaaattagcaaaaaatatgaccgagaagtgcttgttttgagcaatttttaattgaaacATTCAATGAAAACTACTCAAATCGAGCCCTtccaagtcttttttttttttctaatttctcgtgggtacccttaaagtcacgttctgatcacattgagtggctcggaccatcaaaatttgatcataaactataagatatttttttagatgtttttataggtgtccccggaaccgccctgaTACTCATGTTTACAATTGATTGCAATATTTCCTATATATGTCACTTCACGTCATGTTTAACATTAGGCGTGCATTTCGACAAAAGGAGAGTGAAAATAATCATgctaaggaaaaaaaactaataaatatcaCCACACATAGGATCAAGTGTATCTTTACGAGGACACACACAATTTTACACGGAACGGTACAACTACACAAGATGATATGGTAATTCTAAAAGTTCAGTATGGGGCTCACCCCCACAGCCCTCTACGTGGGTCCGCCCCTGAAATCAAGACTATACCTCTTTAACCTCCCCATAAGCACCAAATATTTGACGAAGGTCATCGTTCGACACTGACGCATCCAGATTGAACACAACCAGAGTTCCTTGGTTAACATCCTTCTCTGATGGGTTATCCTGGAAGAGGAACAAAAAAAGTTGATATAGAAGTTAGCTAATCAAGAATTCAAGATTCTCAAACTACATCATAAATTCATAAGAGCAGAAGTCTTTGTTCAAACCTTCGGAATTGAAAAGTGAATATCAAGTTTTCTTCGTCTTAAGGGCTTATTTTGTAATGCACGCATTGCAGTTCGAGCTGATCGGATATCATAGTAAGATATCATCACGAACCCCCGATGCTTGCATGCAGTGTATAGAGTTCTGATATCCCCATATTGCTACAAGAAAAGGTAAGTTTCATGGTCAATTAGATCTTAATCTAATGGTACAAATTGAGATACAAAACAATTTCTATAGAAGAACAGAAAAAGTGAGGAAACAAGAAGCAAAAAGCCCTGATCTAGATCTTCATAAGCTCAGTTCAAACAAGTGAAGGTTGCGGGCTTCGCGAATTTTACTGTGCTTCAATATTTTGCATTGGTCAACCATTGTTCAGTAACTCAAAATAGTATCTTAGCCATagaagaaaacagaaacaaaaaagtCATTCAGTTACAAATAAATTTACATACCTGGAGATCTTTTCATCATTTATTTTGCACGGTTGATTGTTCATGAGCTAAATTCAAAACTTGTTCGGTTacaaataaattgtttttttatcggcacaacaaatatttttgttgAGACAAACTGTCAGTAGGTATCAGGAACATAACCACAGTCCAGGATTAAATCACCAGGCATGTTTCAGGAAGTAGCTTCCATTCATATAAAAAATGACTTAGTTTtgtatttcaataaaattggtCTTCACATGAGTGCCTGATTGTTGTTATAATAAACCTACATGAAGAAACCAAAATACTCTTCTTTGGGAGAAAGTAAAATACTTGGCAAATACTCTAAAAAGACAAGTGAGGTGAAAATGGTACACGCCTAGAACCAGAAGGATCAAATACCTAATCTAGCAAATATAAAATACCTCAAAGAGAGCTCTCAACTCAGAATCTTCAACATTACTATTGATATTCCTGACAAATAATGTCCTTGAAGGATGTTCCCCATATGGATGTTCTCCAGCGACTGTAGCCACACCATTTGTAAGACTGTAATGACCAATCCCATTAACAGAAACCCCATCTGACATGCTTAAATTTGGAAGGCCAATGTTTAGACTCTCAAAATCCAATTCCATACCCCCTCCACTACTGAAGAAATCGTCTTCAAAATCCTCCAGTTGAGTAGGCAATCCACTCAGGTCAAGGTCATCCATTATACCTGCTAAAAGCTCATCTTCATCATCTGGAAGCAAGCTTCCAATTGCACTTGCACTTGCTTCAATATCACCAAGTGGATCCTCACTGTCATCTTCTTGGTGAAGTTTATCTACGCTAGGGAAGCCATCATCAACAGACTGACCACCGTGCTCACAGTCAGTGAAGTTCACTGCAATGGTGCCAAAAACATGTCAGAAACCAGTCACGTTAGAGTaatttaaggctccgtttgttccgcagtaaaatattttcctgtaCAACGTTTTAGTCACTTTGCTGTAAAAAGAGTTTAATATGTTTTCTAACAAAAAGTTTTACATCATATGGCCAAAACTATATACGTCTCATATCACCCATAAGTAATTGTTGGTAGTTTCATACCCCAGGATTCTCGACCCCTGGCGAGATTATTACCGTTGACATTGTCAGAAGCCgcacaatgagagagagagatgagtgcACACACGCAAACCCAGAGGGGAAAATGAAAATGTGGCCACATACCAACTATAACCACAGGTTGTTTCTTCAGCAATCATcccttcttttattttcccttttgcTTTTACCTACATCAACTGTGCATATCTAAAGTGTATCTCTTACTGAGCGCGCACACACCCAATGGGGAGGAGGAAAATGTGGCCACATACAGGCTACAACTTCAGGTTGTGGCTTCATCAATCATACTTTCTTTTACTATCCCTTTTTGCTTTTAACCTTTCATCAACTACACATTTCTAAAGTGTATCTCTTACTGTCTCATAATAGTGATTAGGCTGGGCAGAGATTACTAACTGTCTTCCCCTTCCTCCCTTCTCTTCCGTTATCCTATTTCACTTGTTTTCCTTTGTTGTGGAAATagtttttccaaacaaaaactgGAAactattttacatgaaaaatattttgaagggaataattttgtttgggtaaaaagtattttacatcaaaacaaatcaGAGCCTCAGTGATGAAAAGAAGAGTCAAATACACTTCTCTCGCGGAAAGACAGGCAATGAGCTAGAAAACAAGCTAGCATCAGTCGATGTGTGATATGCATCAGTTCCGCGTGGAATCCTCCATGCATTTCCCACTTGACCATAGACATCTACCGATGGACTTTTAGGTGGACCTACAAGACATAGCATAAATATGATCAAAAATGCGTATAGCATAAGCCTGATGTTTGAATCTAAACATTAGCCAGTACAAGAGACCAAAGGAGTGATTGCGGGAGGGCCTTACCTGAAGTAGGATCCTTGAAATACTGATCCATTTAGTTAGTATCTGCAATACAAAAGATTTGTGAAAACCAATTAAACTCCATTTAGTCTGTCAAAGGCCCCTAAAAAGACTAACATACTATGATTATAATATAGATGTCTAGATATGTCTAGTTTTGCACATGTAGAAAGGAGAACACAATGCCAAAAGGACAGTGTCCATATGCAAAATATTATCAAGATCCATTCTGTTGGGGAAGTCTAGAAACATCAAATAGCATGTTGTCGAGGGAGTGCAACCCAACCCTTGACCAATTCCTTAACATGATAGATAGCTTTGGTGTTTGGAGTGGTGTATAGGACCATTTCCTTGACATGTTTCTTTTTAGTGTTTCTTGATGTTTAggcctttttgtttttggccttttttttgtaCATGGTGGCATGTTGGGTTTGTGAAGCTTGATTTGGTCTGATTTGCCACTTTGTTGACTATGACAGGGTTGCATCGACGAAACCTAGATGGGGTATTGGGTAATTGGTGATACAAAACCCTGTGATATATATTTCTCTATGTGCAGGAGCCATTGTAATTTGTAGTCTCTTCTTTATTCGATACATAGTGAAAAACTAGAGTGGGTTATGAATGTAAACTAAACAGGGGTATTACAGTAATTTGTGAAGTAAACCCCTAGAAATATATACATTTCACTATACACAGCAACCGATGTTATCCGTACTCTCTTATTCAATGATATATAATATAAACCAATGCGGGCCGTGGATACGCCTACTCAATTGGGGAACCATGTGAATCGTTGTGTCatgctttctttgtttcttgctTCATTATTCTTTGTGCGATGGTCCATGTGTGTTGGTTTGGATCAAATATGCAAGATGACATCCCCTTGATGCCTCTTCTATTGCCAAAGGTTGTGCATCAGTGTCCTGTTTTATTATTGCAAAAGCTAAAAAGCTTATACCCAGGAtttatcctttcaggtacttcCACACTTTGGATCTAAGCTTTACGTTATTGAATATTACACGGACACAATTAAAATGACTCCGATGTGAGTCTTCATGTCTTGGGAATGCAACCTAAGGCATTAGGGCCTTGTTCATTTGGAGCTTTTAAGGGAGGTTTttgagagtagagagagatagagggaatTTATTGGAGAGCGTGCCCAGGGGTTTTGAGGCCCGCAAATGAACAAGGTCTAGGTGTCTCCTAAGATGTCAGCAAATGTACTTGCCGTTTACGATGTCTGCATATACAAAAGTAATCATTAGAACAAAATCACATTGATTGATTGCCTTGTCGCGAAGTTTCAAAGGTATATGGTCCTGAGATCGGTTTCTCTATAAAACAGAGCAGTTTCTTGTTGAGCTCTCATAAGTCATAATCAATAATCAACAAGTTAGGAAGAAACAATTCGACAACCAAATATTCAAAGCACGGCCAGCCATCCCAAACTAGCTAAACAAAGCCGGCGCAGTCATCAGTTTATTGAAGCTAACAAAGGGGAGACAAACAATCTACGCTCTCTTTTAAAGGATAAATGTACGCTATTCAAGCTTCCAAATGACGAGTCAGCTCACATTCCAGAATTAACCACACAACCTCAAGACTACAGTATGAACCCACCAAgtgaaatttcaaataaactccCGAAAATTGAAAACCAGCAAGTGAAAATTAGCGGTTACGTGGTCAACAATTCACCAAGTTCAAAATTACGTACAAGTTCCCTCAAAATGTGAAAGGACATCATAAGAGCAGTTCATACGGAACACTCGTTTCATGATCAACAATGTTCCCAACCGAAATTGAGGTTTCCAAATCAACCACAAAGAGCTCAATTGAAACAGAACCCTAAACAAAAATACAAGCTAAATATCACATTAAGCTGACAAACAGGGGTATGAATGTAAACTTCATCACCGTTCACTCTTAATCCAAGAGtccctaaaaaaaatacaacttcgtAAACGAAAACAGCCAATCTCGAGCACAAGAACGAAAACAGAAGCAATCCCAGTAAACCCAACTAATTTATGgcaacaaaatataaaaaaaaattcccaactcAAATTTATGCCACCAATTCAACCGCAGAAAGAGTTCATTTTGACAAGCTACAATACAAATTATTGTGGAAAAACAGTAAACACGCTCAATTCGCAACACCACTAATTTCTTCCACAACA
The sequence above is drawn from the Rhododendron vialii isolate Sample 1 chromosome 6a, ASM3025357v1 genome and encodes:
- the LOC131329901 gene encoding protein MEI2-like 5, which gives rise to MDQYFKDPTSGPPKSPSVDVYGQVGNAWRIPRGTDAYHTSTDASLFSSSLPVFPREKLNFTDCEHGGQSVDDGFPSVDKLHQEDDSEDPLGDIEASASAIGSLLPDDEDELLAGIMDDLDLSGLPTQLEDFEDDFFSSGGGMELDFESLNIGLPNLSMSDGVSVNGIGHYSLTNGVATVAGEHPYGEHPSRTLFVRNINSNVEDSELRALFEQYGDIRTLYTACKHRGFVMISYYDIRSARTAMRALQNKPLRRRKLDIHFSIPKDNPSEKDVNQGTLVVFNLDASVSNDDLRQIFGAYGEVKEIRETPHKRHHKFIEFYDVRAAEAALKALNRSDIAGKRIKLEPSRPGGARRNLMQQLSQELDQDEARTFRNQIGSPVGNSPPGNWPHLSSPVEHNPLQGFSQSPGLGNFSPLKSSNLPGLASILPPQFANHAKIPPIGKDQGTISHGSQGNGPMSRTFTEQKLTASSAPMSSFGESNANSSGIGTLSGPQFLWGSPTPYSDHTSPSAWSTSSVGHPFASSSQGQGYPFSNPHGPFIGSPNPHHVGSAPSGVLLDRHFGYFPESPDTSFMSSGGFGGTSLGRKTASYVMNVGPHPVMSAGLSFPGNMPENGSPSSRMMSLSRNGPMYIANGSFQGIGLTSNDGLLERSRSRRVEYNANQIDNKKQYQLDLDKIKSGEDTKTTLMIKNIPNKYTSKMLLAAIDENHRGSYDFLYLPIDFKNKCNVGYAFINMVSPSHIIPFYEAFNGKKWEKFNSEKVASLAYARIQGKVALVTHFQNSSLMNEDKRCRPILFQSEGQEFVDQEPLLSSNLNICIRQPDGSYSGDSLDSPKSNPDEKQEI